In Fusarium falciforme chromosome 10, complete sequence, a single genomic region encodes these proteins:
- a CDS encoding Kievitone hydratase: protein MRASFVLATGLAAAAVGQAKSVPKKFAFKPENTKAIWTNAIPIVYGLSESQPNSVGGSWWSSSYITTTNNEQYVVLAHYLDNPVYTYFRASTLNLGTNEYHQYVTVGSSTPNITTLDVSVGNNGIKSESEDNLSKLRSYSNHPNVTFDINYDATTGAVANAGAGTFQFGEGLTWEFGLPNCKTEGFLTAHGEKLTIDPSKSHTWYDRQWGNTAASPSNWTWFQLHIPSTDYKISAWIFSDPFRNTETRFATIRGANDEIQVLPLEVTPIYKRTYESATGHVTYPLDWKLKISGFGDFKLSSYTEDQELVGEDALQTAYEGFITFSGNVHSKPVQGYGLVEIVYSTWDV from the exons ATGCGAGCCTCCTTTGTTCTTGCTACCGGCCTCGCCGCGGCAGCAGTTGGCCAAGCCAAGAGCGTGCCAAAGAAGTTCGCGTTCAAGCCCGAGAATACCAAGGCAATCTGGACT AATGCCATCCCGATAGTTTACGGACTGAGCGAATCTCAGCCGAACTCTGTTGGCGGATCCTGGTGGTCAAGCTCGtatatcaccaccaccaacaacgagCAATACGTTGTCCTCGCCCACTATCTCGACAATCCGGTGTACACCTACTTCCGGGCATCGACTTTGAACCTGGGAACCAACGAATACCACCAATACGTCACGGTGGGCAGCAGCACTCCAAATATCACCACCCTCGACGTCAGCGTGGGCAACAACGGGATCAAGAGCGAGAGCGAAGACAACCTGTCCAAGCTGCGCTCCTACAGCAACCACCCCAATGTTACCTTTGACATCAACTATGATGCCACCACCGGTGCCGTCGCCAATGCAGGCGCTGGAACCTTCCAGTTCGGCGAGGGTCTCACATGGGAATTCGGCCTCCCAAACTGCAAGACCGAAGGTTTCCTTACTGCCCACGGCGAGAAGCTCACCATTGATCCTTCCAAGTCGCATACCTGGTATGACCGTCAATGGGGAAACACCGCAGCCAGCCCGTCCAACTGGACCTGGTTCCAGCTTCATATCCCCTCGACGGATTACAAGATCAGTGCATGGATCTTCTCTGATCCCTTCAGAAACACGGAGACGCGGTTTGCAACCATCCGAGGCGCGAATGACGAGATCCAAGTGCTGCCTCTCGAGGTCACCCCCATTTACAAGAGGACATACGAATCTGCTACTGGCCACGTCACGTATCCTCTGGACTGGAAGCTCAAGATCAGCGGTTTCGGTGACTTTAAGCTGAGCAGCTACACCGAGGATCAGGAATTGGTGGGCGAAGACGCTCTTCAGACCGCATATGAGGGATTCATCACTTTCAGTGGCAATGTTCATTCCAAGCCAGTGCAAGGTTATGGGCTTGTTGAGATTGTCTACAGTACCTGGGATGTTTAA
- a CDS encoding Trihydrophobin, which translates to MKFPVVLALASIVCALPASEKRQTYVPCTGLYGTSQCCATDILGLANLDCGNPPSTPSDADNFSAICAEIGQRARCCVLPILDQGVLCNTPSGVQD; encoded by the exons ATGAAGTTCCCCGTCGTTCTCGCTCTGGCCAGCATCGTCTGTGCCCTTCCAGCTTCTGAGAAGCGTCAAACCTATGTGCCATGCACTGGCTTGTACGGCACGTCCCAGTGCTGCGCTACCGATATCCTCGGACTTGCAAACCTCGACTGCGGAAATC CTCCCTCAACTCCCTCTGATGCCGACAACTTCAGTGCCATCTGCGCCGAGATCGGTCAACGAGCTCGCTGCTGCGTTTTGCCCATT CTGGATCAAGGTGTTCTTTGCAACACACCGTCCGGTGTCCAGGACTGA
- a CDS encoding MFS domain-containing protein: MSQEKTGASTFTKPESITDASTAEALNLCQEVEGQVDPEIAKSIRWKIDMRLMPLLCLTYTLQAIDKNTISYAAVFGLRQEIGLKGTEFSWASAIFYLGYMFWEFPTSMLLQRLPINYFMSATVVTWGTILMCHGAVHSFASLAVVRTLLGAFEAAIQPGTMLLFSMYYTREEQPLRMGIWIGSSGVGYIIAGIASFGIGHIKSSLSSWRLLFIIWGAITFAWGILLWFVLPGPPMRAKFLTEEQKGYAVARVKDNATGIENKRFKMKQFREAMLDLKTWLLFTFALTSNSPNGGLSAFQGLIIKGAGFSTLHTTLYQMPSGAVQLVACLVACYCATRFQNCRILIMILFLMPFLAGVLGLRLLSQDNSYGRLACLWVTFFYTASGTLNMSVATANTAGHTKKITTIAMLLIGYCLGNFVGPFFFRTEQEPWYPLGVGMMFFCIAAQVISLVGIWTLLWTRNRSRRAEHAPGNEEQAWRRGLLDETDLENKYFKYVY, from the exons ATGTCTCAAGAAAAGACTGGCGCCAGCACCTTCACCAAGCCGGAAAGTATCACCGATGCTTCAACGGCAGAAGCCTTGAACCTCTGTCAGGAAGTTGAGGGCCAAGTCGATCCTGAAATTGCAAAGTCCATACGATGGAAGATTGATATGCGGTTGATGCCGCTGCTTTGTTTGACCTACACCCTTCAGGCGATTGACAAGAACACCATCAGTTATGCAGCTGTATTCGGTCTCCGACAAGAAATCGGCCTCAAAGGCACTGAATTCTCATGGGCCAGTGCAATATTCTACCTAGGATACATGTTTTGGGAGTTTCCTACCAGCATGCTGTTGCAGCGCTTGCCGATCAACTATTTCATGTCGGCCACA GTCGTCACATGGGGTACCATCCTGATGTGCCATGGGGCAGTCCATAGCTTTGCAAGCTTGGCTGTTGTTCGAACTCTGCTCGGCGCTTTCGAGGCTGCCATCCAACCAGGAACCATGCTCCTCTTTAGCATGTACTATACCCGAGAGGAGCAACCTCTCCGCATGGGTATCTGGATTGGTTCATCTGGTGTGGGCTACATCATTGCTGGGATTGCCAGCTTTGGTATTGGACACATCAAGTCTTCTCTCTCGTCTTGGAGGCTCCTGTTCATCATCTGGGGAGCCATCACTTTCGCGTGGGGCATTCTCCTCTGGTTTGTGCTGCCTGGGCCGCCAATGCGTGCCAAGTTTCTCACCGAGGAACAAAAAGGGTATGCAGTCGCGCGCGTCAAGGATAACGCAACAGGCATCGAGAATAAGCGgttcaagatgaagcagTTTCGAGAGGCGATGCTCGACTTGAAGACGTGGTTGCTGTTCACCTTTGCGCTGACGAGCAACTCACCCAATGGAGGTTTGAGTGCT TTCCAAGGTCTCATCATCAAAGGAGCGGGCTTTAGTACCCTCCACACCACTCTATACCAGATGCCGTCTGGTGCCGTTCAACTGGTCGCGTGCCTAGTTGCCTG TTACTGTGCTACACGATTCCAGAATTGCCGCATCCTGATCATGATTCTGTTCCTTATGCCCTTCCTTGCCGGCGTCTTGGGTCTTCGCCTCCTCTCTCAAGACAACTCCTATGGCCGACTGGCATGCCTCTGGGTCACCTTTTTCTACACCGCAAGCGGAACTCTCAACATGTCGGTCGCTACAGCCAACACAGCAGGTCATACCAAAAAAATTACAACAATTGCCATGCTTCTGATTGGCTACTGTCTTGGCAACTTTGTTGGTCCGTTCTTTTTCAGAACTGAGCAAGAGCCATGGTATCCGCTTGGCGTTGGCATGATGTTTTTCTGCATCGCGGCCCAAGTCATTTCTCTTGTGGGTATCTGGACACTGCTCTGGACTAGGAACAGGTCCAGAAGGGCAGAGCACGCGCCAGGGAATGAAGAGCAGGCATGGCGAAGGGGCTTGCTCGATGAAACAGACTTGGAGAACAAGTACTTCAAGTACGTGTACTAA